A window of Heptranchias perlo isolate sHepPer1 chromosome 40, sHepPer1.hap1, whole genome shotgun sequence genomic DNA:
aggtcttGATctcccatgatctaattgaatggtggagcaggcttgaggggctgaatggcctaatcctgttcagtGCCAGCTTGTACCCTATTGTAATTTCTCACTCCCTTTGCTCCATTTTGGCCCTATTCAGTGTAACTCCTTTACTGCCACTACCTTTGTACATCTTCACAAGACACCTCAAATTCTAACTATCTTAACTTAAATTCCTTGGTATCTGATTCTCCTCTGCAATGCTTTGATGTATAGTATTGATGCTGCCTGTTGGTGATTTTGGGAAGTGTATTTTAAGAAAACCTTTTCCATGGGATGAATGCAGCCACTAAAACTCAGGTCAGAttatctcctctttgaaataAATGCGTATTGATTAGATCTCTGTTTATGTTTAGGTGATTGCTTGTTGTTCTAGTAATGCCCCTTAATTGGTTTCTATAAAATAGACCTGGCTCAATAAATGATTggggagtgtgatactggtaacATTTAGATCCTTTTTCAATGTTGCATCACTAATTTCAAGACTTACAATTGAGTACCAAGTTTGAAGTTAAGCAAGTGTAGCTTTGAGCAATCAAAGCTGAATTGGTAATGATTTTCCATTGGCCAGTTTCCCTATTACTAGGAGTGAGATTATCCGCCATCATGACCAGATTAGTGATGGAAGTTGGCCTGTACTTTATTTCACAAAAGCTGCATATAAGttcagtgagacttgaacccttgACAAAGCCAACTTCAATATTTTACTGATTATGTACAATACCCATGATGAATATTCTGAGATACCCAACTACTCTTTTGATCTCTCCACAGTCCTTctactttgaccgggatgatgttgccctgcgtcactttgcagagttcttcaaggagcagtcacatgaGAAACATGAGGATGCTGAGAAACTGCTGAGATTCCAGAATCGGCGTGGGGGCCGAATCATCTTTGAGGACATCAAGGTTTGATTCAGCAATGAAGTGGCCTTCTGTATGGCACCCCTGGGATTGCctgtttcaaacactaccttAATAGCAATTAGTTTGAATTTGCAGCactgaatcaggtcatttgacccaattggtctatgctgtttatgctccatgagcttcctcctaccttacttcatctaaccctatcaccatatccttcttttctccctcatatacttgtctagcttccccttaaatgaatctgttCTTTGCCTCATTAATTTCAGTCTGGTGGTTTAGTTCAGTAATTCTGAATTCTTGTGACACAATTGGTTGATGGTAACATGGATTTCTGATTGCTTTTACACCCCTATTTTTTCCTTCAATGCTTTCTTGTGTATTGTTAGATTAATTCATTGCAAGTGAACTGGCTGAAACTTcccttttcagaagccagagcaggatgagtggagcaatggtctggaggcaatgcagagagctctgcagatggagaagaatgtgaaccagagtctgctggatctgcacaaactgtccactgagaggacagaccctcatgtaagtttTTAATGCTTTAATGTGGGCTTTTGGGTAAGTTGGAGGTGATTGAAATTTACTCTTTAGCCTAATCATAAGATGTTCATACCTAATAATAGCTTTGTTAGTGCCTCttggttttttttgagggggagaAGAGACCGGAAGTTAACCCACTGTGTACATTAGATCCTGGGTCACTTACTTCTAAACACTTATTGTACAGTAAGTTTCATCCAATGATGCAAAAAATCCATCAAAGGATCACTAATTGACTCATCCAAACCAAGAGGGTTACAATCCAAACCTTTGTGGGGAAGCTCAGATGTTCCTTTATCTGCTGCTGGACATAACTATTCTCCATCTTTTTTtcttccagttgtgtgacttcctggagagccactacttggatgaacaagtgaagatgatcaagaagcttggagatcacatcaccaacctgaagagactgggagcccctgagaatggcatgggagtgtacctgtttgacaagcacaCCCTGGGGGAAGAGTGACTGGACTGCAGTCTACATTGCAGAAGCATTATATTGTCATCAATCTGAACTAGGAATTAGATTCCGAGTCTAACATTAACTTAGAAACATTCTAGCTGAAATAAAAACTTTTTGGTGTTGAAttgattactttttttttcttcagttAAGTAACTGAGCACATTTCAGATCAATGATGGTGTCCTTGCATCAAACAAGAATGACTTCTGATAAGAAATAGATTGGTCTTGATGAAACATGATTTGCTTGGGCATATGGTTGTTTTAACCCTTTCATCTCCAGAATACTgaagttggctcagtggcagcctgGGATAGTCTTAGCTGCAAGTCTAATTAGCCTTTTAACTGGTTCTACGATTTGGTGCACAGTAGAAAATAAACTTGCTTATAATCTGGTTAAAGTAAAACCTTACCTCTCATAATTGATTATCTTTTCCAAGAATGTGCTGTTACAGTACTGGCTGCTTGTTGTGAAAAGGTAATCTGCCACATTACTGCTGTTAACTGTTCTATTCTAACTGCCAGGATCTGAGGGGTGACTAAGGCCAATGGTTCAACAGGGTACATTTTAGTCTTGCTCCCCTTTTGGAAAAATTTAAATGGAAGTTCTTAAATCTAAATTTCATTATTCACACTAACAGACAGTCAATTTGTGGATCTGCAACCTTCCCATCAGTATTGTACAACTAAAACCTGCCATTAAAATTCCAAATACCAGGGGGTAGTGGGAGCTGAGGTTTTTTTCACAATAGGTGTGGAATTTTATCCTGCACCATCTCCCTCTCTGTGGTCTTCAAAGGTGCCTTGTTTCAAGCTGTTGTAGGGGTACAGTAGTCCAGTACTTGTTACTAGACGAGTAATCCACGCAATTAATTCAAATTTTTGAAATTAGAAAGCTGGTAtaaagtgactatgaagctgttggattattaAAATTCCACCCCGTTCACTAATCTTTTaggggaaaggaaacctgccatccttacccagtccagCATCGAGGTGAATCCATTCACAGACGAATGTAGTTGTCTCTTCGCTGCTCTCAGAAGTGGCTCAGTAAGCCAGTTGGTTAGATCGAACCCACTATGAGCACCTTCACAAAGGTTGCAGTGCAAGGTACTCCTGCCCATCACCTTAGCAGGAGCCGGAGCTCCATCCTTCCCTGACCGGATTTAGAGAAACGTCAGTAATTCTGATCTCGGAATCATTTCCAATGGATAAGTTTCACCATTCTCCCCGTCTCTTTCCATTTGTACTTTTTGCCTGGACAGTGAAACAGCAAGAGAGATTAATCATTGAGACAGGGGGTTACCAAACACAGAAAATATCAGATAGTCTGTTCACAACTGTGGGTCAATATCTACACAATCAGCGTTACACAGTGTTTGCCTCTCACTGCAATCCCCCCACCCAATCCATTCAGCTTGACTCAAACATCCTGCCCTTTAACCTCTGGCGGATAGACCAGACTTATCACAGCACTTGTAAACTACGTTGAATATACTCGACTTTTCAGGGGTGAGGCAAAGGGAAACGAAGGGATCTGGATAGGTGGGGAAGGTGGGCTGCTGAGTGGATAATAGCATTTAATGTGGGAAAATTCAAGGGAATGAGACTGAGGAATATGGACTGTCCTGTCCACAGTgggaatataatctaaatggcttGAGGACACAAGCCACCAACAGGGGAGATGAGTCTGGGGATACTGGAGGAAGATAACGTGGGGAATGTACAGATGACTGAGATAAATATTTGCTAGAGTGGCTGACTGAGAGCTTTCAGTTTTAGGGATCAGTCAATGGTCCACAGTCTCTTCCCCGTGCACTGCTCTGCAATTTATTGTTTGTAAAATTTCATGATGACAAAACAAGAACTCAACATGCCGTGGTCCCCTTCACTTTCCAGCCGATGTGTGTACAGATGCTCACTGACCCTAGAATTGATGGAGTATCGAAGGACTTGTGTTTGACACATTCATCACACCCACTTTCCATTCGCCTGACTCGCTGTTGGTTGCTGTTCACAGGCTCTGATCTGTTTGGATGTTGCCTCAAACCCGCAGCTACCTGCCAAATAACCAACTCACGGACCCATCCAGAATTATTCAAAGACACTGACccgcaaacaacaattaaacctgTGGTTCTGGATCTTTGAACCGTCACTATCAGTGACCATAACCGATGGGATGGGGCAGATCCACCAATTGACAATTTGGTCCATTATGGTCAAGTGCCCGGGTGGCCCCGGAGAGGGAGCATGTGGTGTCCACCGTTACGCTTGAtgccttccgcgaccggtgggcaccgcagggtataGACTGTCTTGTGGACATCAATAATAGAATCCTGATTTAATTGGGAAAGTATCCTGTTGTTTTTCGTGGCACTTGATGCTTATTTTGGCATCTTTTCAGTTTGATTGGACCATCCAATATTAGTGGTGCCCTGAGAGGGCCACTTGTGATGGTTTATGTTTGGTGACCCTGGGGCAACCCAGAACCTCCCTTATTGGTCCATCAAAGAAAGGTCGATTATGGTCAATAATATGGTCactatcagatttttttttctttggagtGTGGGATAGAAGAGCAGAcatgtttttttaactttttttttcctttctttttttgtgttttaggcccccccttttataagaaggggaggggggttgggtgtgtttatgtgcagtaaatcaataaacccaaaataagtgtcattttataattttattacatcgatccaggatgcactccagtccctgcggtgcccaccggtcacggaaacAGATTTTCCAGTTTGAGGAAAGTCAGAGCAATTGGATCTTTATTGGCTCTGG
This region includes:
- the LOC137305532 gene encoding ferritin heavy chain, oocyte isoform-like, with the translated sequence MASQVCQNYHKECEDDVNKQINMELYSSYVYLSMSFYFDRDDVALRHFAEFFKEQSHEKHEDAEKLLRFQNRRGGRIIFEDIKKPEQDEWSNGLEAMQRALQMEKNVNQSLLDLHKLSTERTDPHLCDFLESHYLDEQVKMIKKLGDHITNLKRLGAPENGMGVYLFDKHTLGEE